The Moorena producens PAL-8-15-08-1 genomic interval AGGCAAAGGCGGCATTTGGACTATTCCTAGAGAGTCAATTGTTAAACCAAAACGGGAAAACTCAGGTTATGAACCGGACATTATTGTTTTGAACCAAGACGTTATGGGGGCAGAATCTCGCTGGGAAAGCGAATCAATTATTCAAAATCCTGATTCCGTTAAATTAATTGTCGAAGTTGTTTCAACTAATTGGCGTGACGATTACTACAATAAACTGAGAGATTACGAAGAAATGGGCATCGAAGAATATTGGATTATCGATTATGCTGCATTGGGGGCGAGAAAATTTATTGGCAACCCCAAGCAACCCACATTTTTTGTTTGTCATTTAGTTGACGGCGAATATCAGATGACGCCCTTTACGGGAAATAGTCCCATTGTTTCCCCGACTTTTCCCCAGTTCAAGTTATCCGCACAGCAGATTTTCAACCTGGCTTTGTAGGAAAAGGTTAGCCAGCAGCATTTATCTCAAGCTTTTGCACAACAAACGATTCAAGAATCTAACATAAACCTATTGGTATATGAGTCAAATCAGGAGGTAATTTTGCAGTGGATAAGTTAATTCAGTATCGTCGTCTGATTCAAGAAATATTGGAAAAGCATAGTCTGATTAAGCTAGCCAATGAAGATATCAAAGTCTATAAATTCTTCGATCCTGAGCAAGATCACTACCAAGTATTTCATGCAGGATGGCAAAATTATCGTCGTGTTTTCGGACCTTTGATCCACATTGATATTATTGATGGAAAAATCTGGATTCAACATGATGGCACCGAGTTTGGGGTGGCGAATGAGTTACTTGAATTAGGGATACCGAAACAGGATATTGTCCTAGGGTATCATGCCCCATTTATGCGTCAATTTGATGGATTTGCTGTTGGTTAGATTGGTTCTATAGCGGTTTGCGACTTTAAGTAGATATTTATGGTTTTTTAGGGAACAGGGAACAGGGAACAGGGAACAGGGAACAGGGAACAGGGAACAGGGAACAGGGAACAGGGAACAGGGAACAGATTTGAGTCCGACGCAAGAAACAGTCCTGGGATCAGAGGTAATTACTGCTCCCTAAAAACCAATAATTTGTAGCTCAGTTAATAAAAAAAATAGGTCGATAAATTACACATAATTGAGTCTACAAATTTTAAATAAAATTAGTTGTAAATAAATGTAAAATATTTTTATTAGCCCTTGCATTTTTTCTAGGATTTATCTATACTATAGAAGGTAAAGACTGATACTATTAACCGCGCTGGTCATGCCCGTTAATCATATCCAGCGCGGTTTTCCTCCCACCTCAATAGGAGTTACTTCCATGATGCCAAAAAAATCACGATCATCAATCCCGGCTTTTCAGCAATCCACCGGATATCTATCAAGGGATTAATAGGAGTGGCATGGGCATACTGCCCGCCCGGAAATTGAAACGGGCAAGATGCCCGTTCCACGCCTGATGCCCGTTCCACAAAGATGCCCATGGCACGGCAAGATGCCCATGGCACAAAACTATTAAAATCATCCCGTATTTATGGAACGCCAAAATTTATCCATCACTTTTTTGAACACCGCTCGCTATATAACTGATTATAGTGCAAACGCTTCCAGCCAAAACTGTTACTATAAAAGTCAACACATTAGCTAATAACTAAACGGTTTAATTAACCCTGTAAAACCATGAAATTCATCAGTCCTAAAACTGACTTTGCTTTCAAGAAAATTTTTGGATCAGATCAGAGTAAAGATATTCTGATTTCCTTCCTCAATGCCATGATTTACTCCGGTAATTCGGTCATCCAGGATTTAGAAATTATAGATCCCTACAGTGCGGGGGATGTGGTTGATTTAAAAGACACCTATCTGGATGTTAAGGCAGTATTAGACGATAAAACGACTGTGATCATTGAAATGCAGCTCTGGAATGTGGAGGCTTTCGAGAAGCGAGTCGTTTATAATTTGTGCAAAACCTATGGGAATCAACTTAAATCCGGACAGGGATATTTCGATCTCAATCCGGTCATTGCTTTAACTATCACTGATTTTAAGCTGTTCCCCTCAACAGATAAAGTCATTAGCAGTTTTTACTTTCAAGAAGAAGAAGACCACTTACCTTATCAGGATAAGGAATTAAAGATGGTGTTTGTGGAACTTCCCAAATTTACTAAACAGCTGGAAGAGTTAGAAAGTGTCGTAGATAAGTGGATCTATTTTATCAAAGATGCTCCCAGCTTAGAAATTATTCCTGATCAAATGAGGGAAATCCCACAGCTGGAACAAGCTTTAACTATAGCAAATCAAGCTGGCTTGAGTGTAGAAGAATTAGAAAAGATCCGCAAACAGGAGATGTTCTGGGAGGATAGGCGAGGTGCATTGAGTCTAGCGAAAAGGGAAGGACGAGAAGAGGGCAGAGAAGAGGGTAGAGAAGAGGGCAGAGAAGAAGGACGAGTAGAAGGTGAAAGAAGCTTACTATTGCGACAGCTTGAGCGCCGCTTTGGAAAACTAACAAGTAATGTGACCGCATTGCTTGAAGCCTTGAATTCCCAAGACCTAGAACGCTTATCAGAAGCAATCTGGGATTTTAATACTAGTGAGGATTTACTCAACTGGCTCCAAGAGCACTCTAACTAACGGTAGCGCCTTAGTTGCCTAAAATCAGACTAGACCTCTTGGAAAAATTGGGAATCAAAAGGGATTACTTTTCTATTTCCTATGGACTTAACCTCCTACGTCCCTACTACTTTTTACTGTATTCAACCAATCACTCATTATGGTTCAAACGATTCAAGCTCAAGATTTTAGCCTAGAAGAACTGCAAGAACACTTTAGACTACAACTAACAACCGATAGTCAGTTTTTTCCAGATTGGCAAGACAACTTACCCTCTTTAACGGATCAGGAAAAACGTTCTCTGGAAAGAGTCCGCAATAACTACTTTAACTTGGTTAATCGCCGCCCTCTCTTAGAAGAGGCTGTAAAAATGGTGGTTCTATCACCGTTACTCGATCTCGCTGGATTCTTTCAAGCCCCTTTTTCGATCAGAACTGAAACTTCTGTGGAAATTGCGGCTGAAGACAATCGAGTAATTGTAAGAGGCAGGATAGATGTTTTAGTAGTGCGACAGAGACTTTGGATATTGGTGATCGAATCCAAAAGTACCAAGTTTGATGTGATGGCAGCACTGCCTCAAGCTCTAGCTTATATGCTGGATGGCTCCAAAAGTGACAAGCCAAGGTTTGGTTTTTTAGTCAATGGGAGAGAGTTTGTGTTTGTTAAACTCCAACCAGCAGATGTTCCCATCTATGGTCGTTCCTACGCCTTATCTATTGACAGGGAAAATGAACTGGAGCAAGTTTTAGCTGCTCTCAAAGCTATTGGTCAATTGCTATTAGATTAACGTTTGATGTTTATCCAAAATCCAAAATCATAGAACATTCACCATGGCTGTTACTCTCCTACTCGAACAACTTACCGTTCCCCCAGGTCAAAGACTGTTGATTCATAACCTAGAGTGGGCTGAATTTGAGTCTGTTCTCGAAGAACTAGGGGAACATCGCTCTGCCCGTATTGCCTATAGCCACGGAACCTTAGAAATCAGAATGCCTACCCCAGAACACGAAGTCGATAAAGAACTGCTCGGTGATTTGGTTAAAATTTTGCTTGATGAGTTAGAAATCGACTGCGAGTGCTTTGGTTCCACTACCTTCAAGGGAGAAAATATGGACAGTGGCATTGAACCAGATCAATGCTTCTACATCCAAAACCACGCTAGAATGCGAGGCAAGCGGCGCGTCGATCTCACTATTGATCCACCGCCAGATCTAGCCATTGAAGTGGATGTTACCTCCAAGACTCAACTGGATGTCTATGCCAACTTAGGTGTGCCTGAACTCTGGCGCTATGAAAAAAATCAACTCAGGATTGACCTATTGCAAGGAGGTGAGTACCGGCAAGTTACCACCAGTCCCACCTTCCCCAGATTACCAATTCCAGACCTGGTAGCAGAGGTTTTAACTCAAAGCCGTGAGACCGGGAGAAGTCCTGCGTTACGAGCTTTTCGCCAAAGACTAAAGCAACTGCTTCTATAAATTAATATAGCAATTATACGACTTGTGAGGTACAAATTTTTGGTTTTTAGGAAGCAGGGAGCAGGGAGCAGGGAGCAGGTAAGAGGTAAGATGTAAAAAATAATGTGTACCTCATAGCTACGATAAACGCTATAGTTTAGTTTTGGGGAATAACCCGATAGGAATCAGTAATGGAATTGACTTCTAAAACACTTCAAACTAATTGTATAGCATTTCTAAATAGGTCATGAATAATATTGCTAATTTTTCATAACATCAAAAATTATTCGGAGCTATTTACTACTGTTACCTGCTCCCTGCTCCCTTTTACCATCAATCTTATGTTTACATTAAAAAAAATGTTCAATCAAGAGGTTATTAAACAATGGAAAAACTAGAACACTATAGAGAATTAGTCAAAAAACTCATCAATGAATACGGGCAATATAAGCCTAGATATGGAGATATTGAAGTCCAAAAAATCTTTGATGTTCAAGGAGATCACTATCAACTGATGAACGTGGGGTGGCATGGAAATCGGCGTTTAAGAGGCTGTGTTCTCCAAATTGACCTTAAAAACGACAAAATTTGGATACAACATGATGGCACAGAAATTGGCGTTGCGAATGAATTAGTAGAATGGGGTGTTCCCCCTGAAGATATTGTCTTAGCCTACCATGCTCCTTATAAACGTCAATATACTGGATTTGCTGTTGATTGATTAAATATAGCAATTCTATTTTCCATGAAGTGAAAAGGGATCCCCCTAAATCCCCCTTAATAAGGGGGACTTTGAGGTTTATAATTGTACCTCATAAATGCAATAATCGCTATAAATAAAAGATTTTAACAATGCCTAGTTTAACAGTAAAAGACTTAGAAAAACTGCAAGCTGAACATCCTGATTATCAGATGGAACTAGTGGATGGAGAAATTCTTGTTATGAGTCCTTCAGGGATAGAAACAGATGAAGTAGCTGCTGCTATTGTTACCCAGTTATCAAACTGGGTACGACCTCGTAGACTAGGCAGGGTAACAGCTTCTAGTGGTGGTTTTCGTTTACCTAACGAAGATGGAGATGTCCGTGCTCCCGATGCTTCTTTTATCCTAGCTGAACGCTTACCTCGTACTACAGAAGGTTACGCGGAGTTAGTTCCTGACTTGATGTTTGAGGTTAAATCTAGAACTGATAGTTTGGCTAAATTACGCCGGAAGATCCAGCAATTTCTGGAATTGGGAACTAAAATTGGGGTGTTAGTGGATCCGAGAACTCGCACCATGGAGGTTTATCGCCTTAATCGAGATAAGGTTGTGCTGGGGGATGGGGATGTGCTGCAAGTGCCAGAATTACTTCCTGGTTGGGAATTGCCTGTGGTGGAAGTTTGGGCACCTGAGTTTGATTGAGAAGACTGTTTATTCTTCTCAAGTATTAGATTAAGTTTGAATATTTGTCAGGTATTTAATATGATTATAAGCAATGTAAAAATTAGTCAAATTTCTCAAGACATTTTGATAAAAGCGGCGGCAAAAAAACGAATCTCTGTAGAGGAGCTTGCTTCAGAAATATTAAATGAAGCTATTCAAAATAAGCTTTCCGAAATTGTCACTATTGGTGAAGTCAAAAAGGAATATTCCTCTAATCCATTAGCAAACAAGCAGCCCTACGCATACTATGCTGATCCTGAAGAGCCAGCTATCCCTATAGAAGACTGGGATATAGAGAATAGTTATGAAGAGGTTTTATGATTGTTCTGGACACTCATATTTTTGTTTGGTGGAATCATAACGATCCTAAACTGACCAGTTACCACCGTGAGGTCATTGGGAATGAGAGACCAAATGGATTAGGAGTTTGTACGATAAGTCTTATTGAGATAGCAAGACTAGAAGCGTGCAGGCAGGATAATTCTTCCCGTATCTATTCAAGAATGGTTTGAAATTGCCCTAGCACAAGAAGGAGTTATTCTGATGCCTATCACTCCTGCGATCGCAGTTGATGCTCAATCACTACCAGGTGACTTTCACAAAGACCCAGCAGATAGAATAATTGTAGCAACGGCGAGATTATCTAATTGTTCTATAGTGACAGTAGATCAGAAAATACTCAATTATTCTGATGTTAATGCTATTCCACCTACCTAAGCATTCAGTGGTCAGCCGTTGGCCGTCAGCTGACGTAAGCATTCACCTGACTTGATGTTTGAAGTTAAATCTAGAACTGATAGTTTGGCTAAATTACGTCAGAAGATCCAGCAATTTCTGGAATTGGGGACTAAAGTTGGGGTGTTAGTGGATCCGAGAACTCGCACCATGGAAGTTTATCGCCTTAATCGAGATAAAGTTGTGCTGGGGGATGGGGATGTGCTGCAAGTGCCGGAATTGCTTCCTGGGTGGGAATTACCTGTGGTGGAAGTTTGGGCACCTGAGTTTGATTAGAAAGGGCGATTGAGTAAAAAATTAAAAAATGGTAACAGGCAAGATGCCTGTTCCACCAAGATGCCCATTCCACAGGTGCGACCCTAGGGCGCGAGGGATTGCTCGCGCCCTAGGAGGCGCGC includes:
- a CDS encoding Uma2 family endonuclease, whose protein sequence is MTQAKSEAKLYSFDEFISWYPENSEVRYELYDGVIIEIPKPKGKHSNLTGSLIEQLLIVIRQIGKGGIWTIPRESIVKPKRENSGYEPDIIVLNQDVMGAESRWESESIIQNPDSVKLIVEVVSTNWRDDYYNKLRDYEEMGIEEYWIIDYAALGARKFIGNPKQPTFFVCHLVDGEYQMTPFTGNSPIVSPTFPQFKLSAQQIFNLAL
- a CDS encoding XisI protein produces the protein MDKLIQYRRLIQEILEKHSLIKLANEDIKVYKFFDPEQDHYQVFHAGWQNYRRVFGPLIHIDIIDGKIWIQHDGTEFGVANELLELGIPKQDIVLGYHAPFMRQFDGFAVG
- a CDS encoding Rpn family recombination-promoting nuclease/putative transposase → MKFISPKTDFAFKKIFGSDQSKDILISFLNAMIYSGNSVIQDLEIIDPYSAGDVVDLKDTYLDVKAVLDDKTTVIIEMQLWNVEAFEKRVVYNLCKTYGNQLKSGQGYFDLNPVIALTITDFKLFPSTDKVISSFYFQEEEDHLPYQDKELKMVFVELPKFTKQLEELESVVDKWIYFIKDAPSLEIIPDQMREIPQLEQALTIANQAGLSVEELEKIRKQEMFWEDRRGALSLAKREGREEGREEGREEGREEGRVEGERSLLLRQLERRFGKLTSNVTALLEALNSQDLERLSEAIWDFNTSEDLLNWLQEHSN
- a CDS encoding type I restriction endonuclease — translated: MVQTIQAQDFSLEELQEHFRLQLTTDSQFFPDWQDNLPSLTDQEKRSLERVRNNYFNLVNRRPLLEEAVKMVVLSPLLDLAGFFQAPFSIRTETSVEIAAEDNRVIVRGRIDVLVVRQRLWILVIESKSTKFDVMAALPQALAYMLDGSKSDKPRFGFLVNGREFVFVKLQPADVPIYGRSYALSIDRENELEQVLAALKAIGQLLLD
- a CDS encoding Uma2 family endonuclease, which gives rise to MAVTLLLEQLTVPPGQRLLIHNLEWAEFESVLEELGEHRSARIAYSHGTLEIRMPTPEHEVDKELLGDLVKILLDELEIDCECFGSTTFKGENMDSGIEPDQCFYIQNHARMRGKRRVDLTIDPPPDLAIEVDVTSKTQLDVYANLGVPELWRYEKNQLRIDLLQGGEYRQVTTSPTFPRLPIPDLVAEVLTQSRETGRSPALRAFRQRLKQLLL
- a CDS encoding XisI protein: MEKLEHYRELVKKLINEYGQYKPRYGDIEVQKIFDVQGDHYQLMNVGWHGNRRLRGCVLQIDLKNDKIWIQHDGTEIGVANELVEWGVPPEDIVLAYHAPYKRQYTGFAVD
- a CDS encoding Uma2 family endonuclease, with product MPSLTVKDLEKLQAEHPDYQMELVDGEILVMSPSGIETDEVAAAIVTQLSNWVRPRRLGRVTASSGGFRLPNEDGDVRAPDASFILAERLPRTTEGYAELVPDLMFEVKSRTDSLAKLRRKIQQFLELGTKIGVLVDPRTRTMEVYRLNRDKVVLGDGDVLQVPELLPGWELPVVEVWAPEFD
- a CDS encoding type II toxin-antitoxin system VapC family toxin — encoded protein: MQEWFEIALAQEGVILMPITPAIAVDAQSLPGDFHKDPADRIIVATARLSNCSIVTVDQKILNYSDVNAIPPT
- a CDS encoding Uma2 family endonuclease, producing the protein MFEVKSRTDSLAKLRQKIQQFLELGTKVGVLVDPRTRTMEVYRLNRDKVVLGDGDVLQVPELLPGWELPVVEVWAPEFD